CGATATGTATTGGCATTTTTCAGGAACAGCCAAAGCAACAGAAGAAATGGGAATGCGTGGAATCGTCTCGGCTGTGTTTATAGATATGTTTAATAAGGAAAAGGCAAAGGAGCAAATAGGGCTTAATGAAAACCTTTTTAGGGAGGCTAAAAGATATTCCAATAGGATAGCATTTGCCTTAGGACCACACGCAATCTATACAGTATCAGAGGGATCCTTAAGATGGGCATCTAATTTTTCAAAAGAGAATAATGTCTTTATTCACATCCACCTTTCAGAAACAGAGAAGGAGGTTAGGGATTGTATTGAAAAGCACAATCTTCGTCCAGTTGAATACCTTGAGAAGATTGGCTTTCTTTCCGAAAGGGTAATTGCCTGTCATTGTGTTTGGCTTTCAGAGAAAGAGATTGATATTTTAAAGGAGTATAAGGTAAAATGCGTATTTAATCCTATATCAAATATGAAGCTTTGTGTGGGCAAGGTCTTTCCTCATTTTAATTTAAAGGAGGTTGGAATACCCTGCCTCCTTGGAACAGATGGTGCATCTTCAAACAATAGCTTGAATATGTTTGAGGCAATGAAAATTGGCTCTCTGCTTTTTAAATTTTCATCTAATGACCCAACAGCCCTTAAGGCAGAGAGAGCATTTGATATGGCAACAATAAACCCAGCAATTGGATTTAATATAAATACAGGAAAAATTGAAGAGGGTATGCTTGCTGATATTACAATAATTGACATTGAAAGACCCGAATTTACCCCAGGGTATAACCCTATATCAGACCTTGTCTATTCAGCAAACCCATCCTGTGTGGATACGGTTATCTGCGATGGAAGAATTTTAATGGAAAACAAAAGAATAAACGGCGAAAGCGAGATTATAGAAAAGGCAAGGGAGGTTGCATTTAATTTAACGAAAAGAAAGTTATGAAGTGGAAAGAGATATTAAGGCAATATAAAGACGAATGGGTTTTGATTGATGTAAAAGAGATAGATGATGATTTTATGATAAAGGAAGGAGAGATAATTGCCCATTCCAAAGACAAAGAAGAAATATACAAAAACCTTTTAGAAAAAAGGCCAAAAAATTTTTCTATAGAATACACGGGAAAGATACCCGAAGACCTTGCGGTAGTTTTATGCTATGAAATCATATAAACTTGAAAGGCATGGACATTTACTTATGCTTAAAGCCTTTATTGAAGGTAAAGAAGGAAAGGCATATCCTAGGCTGCTTTTGGACACAGGTTCTGCATATACGATTATTTCACAGGAGATATTGGAAAATATAGGATGTAGCCCAGCAATTCCCAAAAGAAGACAAAGGATTATTACTGGAAGTGGATATGAGATTGTTCCTGTAGTTGATGCGAATAGATTTCACTGTTTGGGAAAAGCTATTGAAAACTTTGAGGTTTTAGCCCATACACTGCCTTTTGGAACCTATGTAGATGGTTTGTTAGGTATGGATTTTATGAATAGATTTGAAATTGAGATAAAGATTTATCTGGGAGAAATACTTATTAGGTAAAAGAAGAATAATTTAACCAAAAGATGAAAGTATTGGTTACAGGTGGTGCTGGTTTTATTGGTTCACATTTGGTAGAGGGGCTTGTCTCTTCTGGATGTGATGTTATTGTTATAGACAACCTTTCTGTCTCTGATTGCAATATTTCCATATTAAAAAATTTAGGGGCCTCTATAAATATCTGCAATATTGCAAACTTTGACGAGATAAAAGGGCTTTTTAAAGGTGTAGATAAGGTTTTTCATCTTGCTGCAATGAATAGGGCACAAAGGAGCATTGAAAACCCCCTTCTGGCAAATGAATATAACATTACAGGGACATTGAATGTATTAGAGGCATCCAAAAGGGCAGGTGTTTCAATGTTTATAAATGTTTCAAGTTCATCTGTATACGCAGGTGTAAGGGATAGATTGCTTTCCGAGGATATGCCCCTTTTGCCTCCCCATCCCTATGGGGTTGGTAAGCTTGCAGGAGAGCATTATGCAAGGATATATTATGAGCTATATGGCATGCAATATGTTACCTTAAGGTATTTTTCTGTCTATGGACCCCGTCAGCTTGGGGATATTGATAAGGCAGGCGTTATTGCAAAATTTATACACTCTGCATTTTCTAATAAACCCCTTACAATCTATGGAAATGGAGAGCAAAAAAGAAATTTTACCTATGTCTCTGATGTTTGTTCCCTTACAATTAAGGCAGGTGAAACAAAAGAGGCAATAGGAAAGGTAATAAACCTTGCAAACCCTAATGAGGTTTCTGTAAATTATCTTGCCGATGTAATAAAAAAGATTTTAGGAAGGAATTTAAAGGTAGAATA
The sequence above is drawn from the bacterium genome and encodes:
- a CDS encoding amidohydrolase — encoded protein: MSILIKNILLLDGKKRDIYIEENIIKKIGEGLNLPADKTIDGKNKLAQPSFINSHTHSAMTLLRGYADDMPLLQWLSTKIWPIEAKMEEEDVYWGAKLACLEMIRNGITTFNDMYWHFSGTAKATEEMGMRGIVSAVFIDMFNKEKAKEQIGLNENLFREAKRYSNRIAFALGPHAIYTVSEGSLRWASNFSKENNVFIHIHLSETEKEVRDCIEKHNLRPVEYLEKIGFLSERVIACHCVWLSEKEIDILKEYKVKCVFNPISNMKLCVGKVFPHFNLKEVGIPCLLGTDGASSNNSLNMFEAMKIGSLLFKFSSNDPTALKAERAFDMATINPAIGFNINTGKIEEGMLADITIIDIERPEFTPGYNPISDLVYSANPSCVDTVICDGRILMENKRINGESEIIEKAREVAFNLTKRKL
- a CDS encoding retropepsin-like aspartic protease, translated to MKSYKLERHGHLLMLKAFIEGKEGKAYPRLLLDTGSAYTIISQEILENIGCSPAIPKRRQRIITGSGYEIVPVVDANRFHCLGKAIENFEVLAHTLPFGTYVDGLLGMDFMNRFEIEIKIYLGEILIR
- a CDS encoding NAD-dependent epimerase/dehydratase family protein, translated to MKVLVTGGAGFIGSHLVEGLVSSGCDVIVIDNLSVSDCNISILKNLGASINICNIANFDEIKGLFKGVDKVFHLAAMNRAQRSIENPLLANEYNITGTLNVLEASKRAGVSMFINVSSSSVYAGVRDRLLSEDMPLLPPHPYGVGKLAGEHYARIYYELYGMQYVTLRYFSVYGPRQLGDIDKAGVIAKFIHSAFSNKPLTIYGNGEQKRNFTYVSDVCSLTIKAGETKEAIGKVINLANPNEVSVNYLADVIKKILGRNLKVEYLPPISGDPKRNPADISRLKEIFGFSPKVDFREGIEKTIDWYVEKLKI